The following is a genomic window from Eubalaena glacialis isolate mEubGla1 chromosome 18, mEubGla1.1.hap2.+ XY, whole genome shotgun sequence.
GGTTCCTCTGGCtgcacagtgaagaaaagacTATGGGGGTAGTAAAGAGGACTGCTGATGATGGCTGGGCCAGAGTGGTGGCTACGGGGGTAAGAGACAAGTGCTTGGATTCTggtggggtttgtttgtttttatttttaaagtaggaCCAACCAGATTTTCTGATGTGGAGCGTGAGAGAAAGACGGGGAAGAGTCAGAGATGACCCCACAGTTTTTTGCCTGAGAAgacataaggaagaaaaaattctCAATTGAAATAGTGAAGTTGGTGGTGAGAGTAACTTTCAGAGGTAATATCCAGAGTTAGGTTTTGATCATGTTGAATCTGCAGTGGTCCAAAGACATCTGAGTTGACATATCAAGTGGACAGCTGGACACATGGGTATGGAGTTCAGAGGAGGGATTCAAGTTGGAGACATCCACAGGGTGACAGCCAATATGTGATTAGGGTAGAGCTGTGTATCAGATTTAGAGAGAGAACCTTTATATCATGGTGGCAGTGCCTTTGGGGGTCTGGAAAGGAAGTGGGCACAGTGGAGTGGAAGTAAGAGTTACCTTAGAGGCAAGAAAAGGGAGGTTAGTGTCCATTGGTGAGCAGGGAAAATAGGATCTGGCAGTTGATGAAAGGGAGAAAGTAGACATGAGATGAATGCTGAGGTAAAGCAGTAATAGAGATGACATGAAAGACCAAAGCTGGTGCTTATTCCCCTCTCCGTGTGCTTTTCAGGTTTTTGTGGTGACCTTTGGTGGGGACCTGGGGAGTTCTAGTCGAGCTGGTAGGTTAGTTCAGAGCTAAATTGGGTCAGCTGCAGAGTCATTATGCTTGGGGTAGAAGGCCAGTGGGTATGGGCTTTGAACGAGAGTTTAGTGGTAAGTGTTAAGCCTGTGACTGATGAGGGAGGGTATAGTATTCCCAGCATGCAGTAGCAAGGTGGAAAAGGTCTGGCTTTATCTGATAATCTGCACGTGCTTCTGAATTGCTGAAGTTTaatcaaggaaggaagaaattaaaagctGAGTTTGGCAGTGGAGGCCATTGACTGGGGCTGGATGTAATCCTGGATGCATTAACCAAGCATTCTCTGGATGCCATGTGCAGGTTTACATCTGGGAGGTACCTACTTTGGGAGCCTCCTTAGATAACGAGGGAGGTGTGATCTAAAGAGTGATGTGTCCATGGAGATGGAATCTGACTTCATGGCCTGGGAGCTCTGGTACTGAGGGCTTTAAGGGGAATGCAGAGCTCAAATTTGTGTATGAGAGGCATAATCTCTGGATCCCATGGGAACTAGCTGGCTGGAGAAGGGTTGGTTCCTGCCTGCCAGGCCCAGACTGTACAGTGTTTATCTGTCCACTTGCTTGTTGTTCTAGGCTGGGTGAAATGATTAATGGAAAATGAGGAAAGAGGAGGCATCAGTTACACCGGGGCCTGCTGTCTTGTTTTGAgttggggagctggggaggaatGTGAAAGTGTGGTGGATACACTGGAAATCCTGGGGAGAGAGGCTGCCCTTGTGCTGTTGTCCTGTTCATGTAGGATCATGTGACTTTTGAgggtgtgtttgtatattttttctggGAGCAATGGGGGCCTCTTGATAAAACTCAGAGACTCTCATATCACAATGCAGTGCCTTCTATGCTTTGCTCTTACGGTTTTCCTGGGTAAGGCCCTGCATATCCCAGTTTTCTGGGCTGTGTTCTgctcttcctgtttttctcctaGAAGTTGCGATTTCCTTCCTATAGCTGGACCGTGGGCACTCCCTCACATATGTCCTCTGGGTGCCAGGTCTTGGCTGGGTATGCTCCCTATGCTTCCCGACTTCTGTTGCCCCAAAATTGTCAGGAAGGATTTGAAGGTCAAGAGTCTTATGGTCAGCCCAGTGGATACTACCCTGCCTGGCCTCTTTCTGGGTGGACGGCTCTGTCTACACTCATGATGCCTTTTTTGCTCCAGATTATGTCCCTTTTCTTTAATTGATGTTCCCTTGGGCCTAACTCTGTCATGAATTACAGTTATGGTCACTGCTTGTGGGGCCCACTGGATTGTTCCTTTAAGATGTTCATTTTGTATTTAATCTCTTCTGGGTGGGCTACCCTGGGCCATTGCTTTCCTATTCGCTTGCCCTGTCATTCCTGTGTGACTTGTATCTTCTAGATCCTCTGTGGTTGCTGAACTGTAGCAGGGGAAAGATGAGTGCCTGATTGAGAGGTCCTGACTAGCCACAGCAAAAGAGGCGTGGACAGGCCCTGGTGAGTGGGAGCCTGGGCAGGATGTAACTTCAAGGATGGGTTCAAATAACACCAGAAACCTGTCCTATGCCCACTGCTGTTTGGTGCCCAGGCTATAGGCCATaccttatttctcttttcctccccatTCTGGACTCTTTACATACTTGTCACTTCTATTCTGGTCTGTGACCCAGGGCTGCCCACCCCACTCATCAGTGCTCTCTACTGCTCCCTCTGTGGTGCTCTCGTCTGTTGGACAATGCTAATGTGTCATGAAACATAAACATGTCCTTAAATAGTTTTTGAATACCAGTTACtcattttaaatcacattttctgGGCCTGGACATAACATTTCTGGATAGTACTCACCTGTCACCAATAGTCAAGGCCCTTCTAAAAGTCATTTGCAAGGTGTGAGTTGGAGAGCTTGCCTGAGCAAGCTTCTCCCTGAGCTACACCccatcctgtgtctttgttgTAAGGCCTTGCCCATTCTGTGACCCCCAGAGTCCAGTACTGCACAGCAGCTCTTTCTTTAACCTAATCCCAAAGCTGTTGTCCTGCCAGCAACCCTGTGGACTCAATCCTGGGTATGCTAGATGATACACATTTGTGATGTGTATCTCCCACTGAAGTCAGCATGCAGTTCAGCAGCATTTTTCTGCTTTCAGGTTGTTGGCACGGAGTGGAGAATGAAGAGGCACCTTCTGAGCAGAGTGTTTCTGTAGCAGTGTCACACGTTCATACTTTCAAGGCAGATTCATCGACCCATATGGCTCACCCTTGTGACTTATGTGGCCCAATCTTGAAAGATATTTTGCACCTGGATGAACACCAAGAAACACACCATGGACTGAAACCTTACACATGTGGGGCATGTGGGAGACAATTCTGGTTCAGTGCAAACTTTGACCAGCACCAGAAGCTGTACAATGTAGAGAAACTATTAAGAGGAGACAAAGGCAGGACCTCATTTGTGAAGAACTGTAGGGCTTGTGAAGAACCTCACCTGTCAGAGAAGCCCTTTGCATGTGAGGAGGAGCAGAAGAACTTCCAGACTAGTTTGGGCAGTCACCAGCAAAAGGCCACCCACAGCAAGAGGAAAACAAGGAGCACTGAGAGCAGGGAGGCCTATCACATTGGACAAATGCATTACAAGTGCAGCgaatgtgggaaagctttcagtcgcAAAGATACACTTGTCCAGCACCAGAGAATCCATACTGGAGAAAAGCCTTacgagtgcagtgaatgtgggaaagcatTCAGCCGCAAAGCCACACTTGTCCAGCACCAGAGAATCCAcacaggagaaaggccttatgagtgcagtgaatgtggaaaagcctttagCCGCAAGGACAACCTTACTCAGCACAAaagaattcacactggagaaatGCCTTATAAGTGTGGCGAATGTGGCAAATACTTCAGCCATCACTCCAACCTAATTGTACACCAGAGAGTTCACAATGGAGCAAGGCCTTATAAGTGCCACGATTGTGGGAAAGTCTTCAGACACAAATCCACACTTGTTCAGCATGAGAGTATCCACACTGGAGAAAATCCTTATGtttgcagtgaatgtgggaaatcctttGGCCACAAATACACCCTCATTAAacaccagagaattcatactgagGCAAGGCCTTTTGAGTGCATTGAATGTGGGAAATTCTTTAGTCGAAGCTCTGACTTTATTGCACACCAGAGAGTTCACACAGGTGAAAGGCCTTTTGTGTGCAGCAAATGTGGGAAAGATTTCATCAGAACCTCCCACCTTGTTCGGCACCAAaaagttcacactggagaaaggccatATGAAtgcaatgaatgtgggaaatcgTATAGCTTAAGCTCCCATCTCATTAGGCACCAGAAAGTTCACACTGCCAGAAGGCTTTAGGAGTGCTTCCAACACAACAGAACTCATGGCGAGGAGCTCTGTGACTGCTTTTAGAGAGGGAGACATCAATCGTGTCGAACCACGTATATCTGGACATTAATACTGTGGAGTATTTATGAATGCCAGGTGCAGGGAAAGCTTTCAGGGGTTATGTTGCACTTTCAGACCTGCTCAGGTTCCTTGCCAAATTTcttagtgtcagtgcctgtggcTGAAACCGTCTCAACTCTACCAGCTTAATTACCCTAATATTCTTAAGGGAGGCAGAACTTCATACTCTCTTCAATCCCTAGAGGAAATTATAAGAAACCTGAATTAAATGGTGGTCCTTATTTGCTCCCTTCTGACCAGAAAAGGTGTGGACATGATCCACCTTTAGCCAAGAGGACCTGAGCTATGTTCTGGTAGCAGAAAAGGTTTACTTTATTCATGGACATTGTTGGTCTCATGTGATACTTGTGATGAATTTTTCCAGCCTCCAAGTCACCCAGTCTGGATAACTACTTGCCTCATGTTGCTCTGGTTTGTGTGGTAATAAATACCTTATTATTTAAGCCACCTTTAATCTCGGAGGTTCATTTTAGTGTCTGGAGTGGTTTAGAAACCGTTAGACTCTGCCAAACTGAAGAGGTAAACTGTGGTGGGCTCTCTGTGTGCCTCAAATGGAACAGCAGGTTGGCAGAGAACAGTTCTCAGTCCAATCTTGGTGTTAATTTCCATTGCTGACAAAAGCTTGGGTGAGAACTCAGGGCTTTGTGGGCCTGATTTTGTCTGGATTTCAGAGTTATTAGAGGGTCCAGACATCACCTTGAGGAGGGTGGTATTGTAACAACCTACAACATGTTTGGGAGCAGCATGGCTTCAGTGTCTTGTTTTCACCATATATCCCACATTCCCTGGCACTGTTGAGGGGCAGCTGTTCCTCAGGACCTGCCAAGTGCCATATGCCCTGAAGGCCAGAAACTGGTACAGGAGTCACTGGCTGTAAGACTTACTGTGtctaggaaggaaacaaaattgatacagaAACACTGGGTGTGAATAATTGGGATTGGAGAGACTGCTGCAAATGAGAATGGGTATGCCCATGCTAAAAACACATCCATAAACATTCAAGTCACTATTGCTGGATGAGATCATGTATGGAGATTGTCATGCTCTCTGGGGCTGTCTCATTCTTATGACCAGGGTCAGTGGCAGAGCAAAGAATGTAGTTTTCCTCAATTTCTGTGCCTCCGTGGGCTCTTCAGCTGATGTCTTTGCTGCATGGGCAGGAACCCTGGGACTGAGAATAGAACTGTAGTCAACATGCAGTATACTGCACACACTGTACAGTTTGGTAAgccttaatatatgtatacacatttgAAATCGTCTAGTCATGATATTGGATATATCCATCACCCtttctctgtgcctttcctaATACTTTCCCTACCATCCATAGACAACCATTGATTGACTTTCAGTATagataaatttgccttttctagaattataTTTAAGTGGAaccttaaaagtttatttttgtctgctgtCTTGCAACATGATGATTTTGAGAATCATCCATAGCTCATtctctttattgctgagtaatgttctgtatggatataccacaccaTATCAATTTATCTTAAATGATATTTGGaggtttccccccccccccagattctaaatattaaaaataaagctactgcAAATATTCATGTGCAAGTATTTTTATGGACATTTAGCTGAGGACATTTCTAAAAATTGTTGAAAGTTGCGGCCTCGTTTCTTCTTACTGATTATAGTAAAATGTGATAAGGAAAAGTAAATATAGGGAagacataaaaaacagaaaagacccaAGACTTGAtgatttgggaaattctcagcacttttttttttaagactttttttttttaatttatttttggctgccttgggtcttcattgctgcgcgcgggctttctccagttcaggcaagtgggggctactcttcattgcagtgtgcagtcttcttactgcagtggcttctcttgttgcggagcatgggctctaggcacgtgggcttcagtatttgtggcatgtgggcttgaGTTGTGGCTCATGTgctctaagcccgtgcgccacaactactgagcctgagctctagagcccacaagccacaactgctgagcccatgtgccacaactactgaagcctgcacgcctagagcccatgctccacaagagaagccaggaCAATGAGAAatccatgcactgcaacgaagagtataCCCCGCTCactccaactagagaaagcccgtgcacagcaatgaagacccaatgcagccatccataaataaatagataaacagataaataaataaaccgtgccctttgatttaaaaaataaaataaaaaatttaaaaaccaaagtaggcaaaaggaaagaaagaataaagagcagaaattaataaaataggtaatagaaaatagagaaaaatcagcaaactCCAAAACTGTCCTTCGGATCAACAGAATTGATAGATCTCTAGGTAGAttgatcagaaaaaaagaaaaaaaattaccaatatgAAGAATGAAAGATGGAATAGCActaaagacattaaaaggattatatgtgatattttatttatttattttgttgcactgggtcttagttgtggcaggcaggctccttagttgcagcatgcagactcttagttgtggcatacatgtgggatctagttccctgaccagggatcaaacccaggccccctacactgggggcacggagtcttaaccactgcgccaccagggaagtccctatatgtgATATTTTAAACACTTTCCAACAACTCTACAAAAACCAGAAATTGACAAAAAAATTTCTTGAAATACTCCAACTACTCAGCttcactgaaaaagaaatgagtaatCTGAAGTGCCCTCTATTATAGACATTGAATTggtagtttaaaattttccaggccttccctggtggtgcagtggttaagaatccacctgccaatgcaggggacacgggttcgaaccctggtccgagaagatcccacatgccgtggagcaactaa
Proteins encoded in this region:
- the LOC133077538 gene encoding zinc finger protein 134, with the protein product MAHPCDLCGPILKDILHLDEHQETHHGLKPYTCGACGRQFWFSANFDQHQKLYNVEKLLRGDKGRTSFVKNCRACEEPHLSEKPFACEEEQKNFQTSLGSHQQKATHSKRKTRSTESREAYHIGQMHYKCSECGKAFSRKDTLVQHQRIHTGEKPYECSECGKAFSRKATLVQHQRIHTGERPYECSECGKAFSRKDNLTQHKRIHTGEMPYKCGECGKYFSHHSNLIVHQRVHNGARPYKCHDCGKVFRHKSTLVQHESIHTGENPYVCSECGKSFGHKYTLIKHQRIHTEARPFECIECGKFFSRSSDFIAHQRVHTGERPFVCSKCGKDFIRTSHLVRHQKVHTGERPYECNECGKSYSLSSHLIRHQKVHTARRL